The genomic DNA GGTGGAGCCATCGGTGTAGAAATGGCCGCCATCTTTCAGGAACTCGGCACGCAGGTTACCTTGATAGAAGCTGAAAACCGACTCTTGCCATCTGAAGACGCGGAGATGAGCGACTATTTGCAGGGCATTTTCCGAAGGCGAAGGGTCAAGACTATCTGTGGCGTCCAGATCGAGTCGGCAACTAAAAACGGTGATCAGTTCAGCATGAAACTCTCTGATGGCGCAACCATTACATCAGGCGCAGTGCTCCTGGCAGTGGGACGGCACCTCAACATTGACGGCATTGGTTTGGAAGATGTTGGGATAGACGTTCACAAAGGCCATATCAAAGTAGATGAGCATTTGCAGACCACTATGCCGGGCGTCTATGCTGCAGGCGATGCGATTGGCGGCTGGCTATTGGCGCATGTGGCTTTTGCCGAAGGCATCTGCGCAGCAGAGTGTGCGCTGGGTCGAGAAAGCCGGATGGACTATCGGGTCGTGCCCCGGTCGATCTTCAGCATGCCGGAATACTCAGCGGTCGGCCTTTCGGAGGAAGAGGCTCAAAATACCCACAATATCAAAGTGGCTCGTTTTCCTTTCAAATCTCTGGGAATGGGACAGGCCATGGGAGAAGTGGAGGGTCTGGTCAAGATCATCACTGATTCCCAGACCGACCAGATTCTTGGAGCGCATATCATTGGAGCGCATGCCAGTGACCTGGTTTCCGAGATCGCACTGTCTATGCAGGCAAGTGTGCCCAGCAGCGTCATCATGGAGACAATACATATTCATCCCACATTATCAGAGGCGGTATTGGAAGTGGCTCAGGCATTGCACGGCCAAGCGATTCACATACCCCCGCAGGAGATGGCGTGATGCCCGTATCGGTGCCAAAATGGCTGATGGCAGAAGTCCGTCAGGCAAAGAGAGGGCAAGATGCCGAGAACATCACCCACACCGCGGGTCTGCTCTCAGACCTCAAGCTATCCACGGTTTGCGAGAGCGCCCGGTGCCCCAACAGGGGTGAGTGCTTCTCTCACAACACTGCCACCTTTCTAATCTTGGGGGAAATCTGTACTCGCGGTTGCGCCTTCTGCGCCGTGAAGCGGGGCCAGCTACTTGGGCTTCCAGACGAAGGCGAACCTGA from Dehalococcoidia bacterium includes the following:
- the lpdA gene encoding dihydrolipoyl dehydrogenase, with protein sequence MRERYQIAFLGGGPAGYQGAIRAAQLGVRVAVVEEKLLGGVCLNKGCIPTKTVRASAEIGRSMRRAQEYGFQPVEAIPDMTAIIARKERVVASLRWSIERLFQAHRIDLVEGKGRLISPHKIEVEKDGHADLVEAEKVVISTGSRPATPPAFQQEPGIFLADEIFNITSLPSELLVVGGGAIGVEMAAIFQELGTQVTLIEAENRLLPSEDAEMSDYLQGIFRRRRVKTICGVQIESATKNGDQFSMKLSDGATITSGAVLLAVGRHLNIDGIGLEDVGIDVHKGHIKVDEHLQTTMPGVYAAGDAIGGWLLAHVAFAEGICAAECALGRESRMDYRVVPRSIFSMPEYSAVGLSEEEAQNTHNIKVARFPFKSLGMGQAMGEVEGLVKIITDSQTDQILGAHIIGAHASDLVSEIALSMQASVPSSVIMETIHIHPTLSEAVLEVAQALHGQAIHIPPQEMA